From the Gordonia bronchialis DSM 43247 genome, one window contains:
- a CDS encoding helix-turn-helix transcriptional regulator → MTSDSRDRLRELLDAVLADSHDNLEDMARGAYASTFHFSRQVTRGAGESPVALRRRVLLERAAWGLQRGRSVTETAFEAGYDSVDGFARAFTRAFGHSPSRLPRLGERGHWLDAPNGIHFHSPTVLYVDNGAPVTEGAGNVVMMMIRHDLDDTAALLDAAKALDDEEYRRPRLAGHQLLDWSGTEESLAQCLSHLVADKLPWLATIEGADTPADGPDDVASLVELHERLAPRWLAGIRDIDRRGAWQDRIVDALCEPPESFLLSQIVAHVLTFSAHRRQIVRWMLRDAGIDVGDLDPDPIMWHRRQSGGF, encoded by the coding sequence ATGACGTCCGACTCCCGTGACCGACTGCGCGAGCTCCTCGATGCCGTCCTCGCCGACTCCCACGACAATCTCGAGGACATGGCCCGCGGGGCCTACGCGTCGACCTTTCACTTCTCCCGTCAGGTGACCCGCGGCGCGGGCGAGTCCCCGGTCGCGCTTCGACGACGCGTGCTGCTCGAGCGGGCCGCCTGGGGGCTGCAGCGGGGACGGTCGGTCACCGAGACGGCTTTCGAAGCCGGATACGACTCGGTGGACGGCTTTGCGCGTGCGTTCACGCGCGCCTTCGGGCACAGTCCCAGTCGGCTGCCTCGACTCGGCGAGCGCGGCCACTGGCTCGATGCCCCCAATGGCATCCACTTCCACTCTCCGACAGTGCTTTACGTGGACAACGGCGCACCGGTGACGGAGGGCGCGGGCAATGTCGTCATGATGATGATCCGGCACGACCTCGACGACACCGCCGCACTTCTCGACGCCGCCAAGGCGCTCGACGACGAGGAATACCGGCGGCCACGACTGGCCGGACACCAACTGCTGGACTGGAGTGGGACCGAGGAAAGCCTGGCGCAGTGCCTGTCTCACCTCGTCGCCGACAAACTACCGTGGTTGGCCACCATCGAGGGTGCCGATACACCAGCCGATGGACCAGACGATGTGGCCTCCCTGGTCGAACTGCATGAACGCCTCGCACCGCGCTGGCTCGCCGGAATCCGTGACATCGATCGTCGCGGAGCCTGGCAGGACCGCATCGTCGACGCACTGTGCGAACCGCCCGAATCCTTTCTGCTCTCCCAGATCGTCGCGCATGTGCTCACGTTCTCCGCACACCGACGGCAGATCGTCCGATGGATGCTGCGGGATGCCGGCATCGACGTCGGGGATCTCGACCCCGATCCGATCATGTGGCACCGCAGGCAATCCGGCGGATTCTGA
- a CDS encoding alpha/beta hydrolase — MTTGTATSTPRARSGLDGWWYRQRCRYSFVGMTFALVFLWLSATPSLLPREALFQGAVSGASAALGYCLGVFLAWLARFMVSRPEPWQPARLRFWTVLGVIALIGTTVMIYWWGHRQDEIRDLMGVERLSWTAYPLTVVLAALVFFLLMSIGQAWASAVRWLVRKLELIAPPRVSAVVAGTVAVVFTLFVLNGVVANYSMQWLNSTFAAVNDETTADSTPPTSSLRSGGPGSLVTWDSLGRQGRIFVSNGPTREALSAFNRAPAAEPIRSYVGLGSGSDLRANAQLAAAELERAGGLDRAVVAIGSTTGTGWINRSTVDSLEYMYNGNTATVSMQYSYLPSWLSFLVDQERARQAGRALFEAVDERIRARPEAQRPKVVVFGESLGSFAAESAFGTIPALSARTDGALFVGPTFNNTLWIDTTRDRDPGSPEWLPIYHDGLQARFIADAGDLARPDAPWKPGRIVYLQHASDPITWWSPDLILDKPDWLREKRGPDVLSSMHWIPFVTFLQVSADMAVSTGVPDGHGHNYLAAIPWAWAAILQPPGWTAAKTDALEPLLRRD, encoded by the coding sequence ATGACGACCGGGACCGCGACTTCGACCCCCCGCGCGCGATCCGGCCTCGACGGGTGGTGGTACCGACAGCGATGCCGCTACTCCTTTGTCGGCATGACCTTCGCGCTGGTCTTTCTGTGGCTGTCGGCCACCCCGTCGCTGCTGCCCCGTGAAGCCCTGTTCCAGGGTGCGGTCAGCGGCGCGTCGGCGGCGCTCGGATACTGCCTGGGTGTCTTCCTGGCCTGGCTCGCCCGGTTCATGGTGTCGAGGCCCGAGCCCTGGCAGCCGGCACGGCTGCGGTTCTGGACCGTCCTGGGTGTAATCGCGCTGATCGGCACGACCGTGATGATCTACTGGTGGGGGCACCGGCAGGACGAGATCCGCGACCTGATGGGCGTCGAACGGCTCTCGTGGACCGCCTACCCGCTGACCGTCGTCCTCGCCGCCCTGGTCTTCTTCCTGCTGATGTCGATCGGCCAGGCCTGGGCATCCGCGGTGCGCTGGCTCGTACGCAAGCTCGAACTCATTGCGCCGCCCCGGGTTTCGGCTGTCGTGGCCGGAACAGTGGCGGTGGTCTTCACCCTCTTCGTCCTCAACGGCGTGGTCGCGAACTACTCGATGCAGTGGCTGAACAGCACCTTCGCAGCCGTCAACGACGAGACCACGGCCGACTCCACCCCGCCGACGTCGTCGCTACGGTCGGGCGGTCCCGGGTCACTGGTCACGTGGGACTCGCTCGGCCGGCAAGGACGCATCTTTGTCTCCAACGGGCCCACCAGAGAGGCGCTTTCGGCGTTCAACCGGGCTCCCGCCGCCGAACCGATCCGTTCCTACGTCGGTCTTGGCTCCGGCAGTGACCTGCGCGCGAACGCGCAACTCGCGGCCGCCGAACTCGAACGGGCCGGCGGGCTCGACCGCGCCGTCGTCGCCATCGGTTCGACCACAGGGACCGGGTGGATCAACCGCTCCACCGTCGACTCGCTCGAGTACATGTACAACGGAAACACCGCGACGGTCAGCATGCAGTATTCGTATCTGCCGAGCTGGTTGTCGTTCCTCGTCGACCAGGAACGGGCCCGGCAGGCCGGCCGCGCCCTCTTCGAGGCCGTCGACGAACGCATCCGTGCCCGCCCCGAGGCGCAGCGCCCCAAGGTCGTCGTCTTCGGTGAGAGCCTCGGCTCATTCGCCGCCGAGTCCGCCTTCGGGACCATCCCGGCGCTCTCCGCGCGTACCGACGGCGCGCTCTTCGTCGGCCCCACGTTCAACAACACGCTGTGGATCGACACCACCCGCGACCGCGATCCCGGCTCGCCCGAGTGGCTGCCGATCTACCACGACGGCCTGCAGGCCCGGTTCATCGCCGATGCCGGCGACCTCGCCCGGCCGGACGCACCCTGGAAACCCGGCCGCATCGTGTACTTGCAACACGCTTCCGATCCGATCACCTGGTGGTCACCGGATCTGATCCTGGACAAGCCGGATTGGTTGCGCGAGAAGCGCGGTCCCGACGTGCTGTCGTCGATGCACTGGATACCGTTCGTCACCTTCCTGCAGGTGTCCGCCGACATGGCCGTGTCGACCGGGGTCCCCGACGGCCACGGACACAACTACCTGGCGGCGATCCCGTGGGCGTGGGCGGCGATCCTGCAGCCACCGGGATGGACCGCGGCCAAGACCGACGCACTCGAACCCCTGTTGCGCCGGGACTGA
- a CDS encoding PaaI family thioesterase, whose protein sequence is MTGYIQEDIDPAELVRRTAVARELADDVRALVAATVVTDVDDDAVVEARRHLAAARSILETKRIDGAFGVRFNSDGTKRAWGNAVVGERNPIAPPVDLEHDGERVWSEFELGPQYEGPAGLVHGGVIALILDQVLGSAAEHAGVPGMTGTLTVRYVRGTPLGAVRVDARLDRVEGIKSFVTGELSTDTGVCAQAEGIFILPRWARGEVSDQLRRSVGEG, encoded by the coding sequence GTGACCGGATACATCCAGGAGGACATCGATCCCGCGGAACTGGTGCGGCGGACGGCGGTGGCGCGCGAGCTCGCCGACGACGTCCGGGCCCTGGTCGCGGCGACCGTGGTGACCGATGTCGACGACGATGCCGTCGTCGAGGCGCGCAGGCATCTCGCCGCCGCCCGATCGATCCTCGAGACGAAGCGGATCGACGGTGCGTTCGGCGTGCGATTCAACTCCGACGGCACCAAGCGCGCCTGGGGCAACGCGGTCGTGGGGGAACGCAATCCCATCGCTCCGCCCGTGGATCTGGAACACGACGGCGAGCGCGTGTGGTCGGAGTTCGAGTTGGGGCCCCAGTACGAGGGGCCGGCCGGCCTGGTCCACGGTGGGGTCATCGCGCTCATCCTCGATCAGGTCCTGGGGTCGGCCGCCGAGCACGCCGGTGTACCGGGCATGACCGGGACACTCACCGTCCGCTACGTGCGGGGTACACCGCTCGGCGCGGTCCGGGTGGATGCCCGACTCGACCGGGTGGAGGGCATCAAGTCGTTCGTCACCGGCGAATTGTCCACGGACACAGGGGTATGCGCCCAAGCGGAGGGAATCTTCATCCTGCCCCGATGGGCGCGCGGTGAGGTCTCTGATCAACTCCGCCGCTCGGTGGGCGAGGGCTGA
- a CDS encoding nitroreductase family deazaflavin-dependent oxidoreductase: MNPLRATAVKIGSISWMPNYLPQIVKCDSALQKVTGGRLSLLDIATLPNVTIRVPGRSSGVMRTTRLLAVPDGDDWLIAGSYFGGPKMPQWVFNVRAADSVEISRHQRTWTAVPTELDGDDRADAWQKLRTVWPNFDLYEQRTDRRIPVFRLRPS; encoded by the coding sequence ATGAACCCGTTGCGCGCCACCGCGGTGAAGATCGGATCGATCTCCTGGATGCCGAACTATCTTCCGCAGATCGTGAAGTGTGACAGCGCATTACAGAAGGTGACCGGCGGGCGTCTGAGCCTGCTCGACATCGCGACGCTGCCGAATGTCACCATCCGCGTCCCCGGTCGCAGCAGCGGTGTCATGCGCACCACCAGATTGCTCGCCGTCCCCGACGGGGACGACTGGCTGATCGCGGGTTCCTACTTCGGTGGCCCGAAGATGCCGCAGTGGGTGTTCAACGTCCGTGCCGCCGACTCCGTGGAGATCTCCCGGCATCAGCGGACCTGGACGGCCGTGCCCACCGAACTCGACGGTGACGACCGCGCCGACGCCTGGCAGAAGCTGCGGACGGTGTGGCCGAATTTCGATCTCTACGAGCAGCGCACCGACCGCCGCATCCCGGTCTTCCGGCTCCGCCCCTCCTGA
- a CDS encoding ABC transporter permease: MTATTTVAPVSVDLSRPTIPLRRLVRVELRKLVDTRAGFWLIASIGVISLVVMIAMLIANRNNPDNLNYGQFFGMMNIPTGIILPIMAILLVTGEWSQRTALTTFGMEPRRERIVLAKLATALIAGVAAVGVSLVLGAIGNLIAGIAYSSPAGSWDFTAAGLVNSVVLQIFGLLLGFGFAALILNTPGSIVAYFALPTALSLVTELVPWFKENLGQWVDTASTNLPFQSGEWATGGEWARLLVSAIIWIAIPLTLGIVRVIRSEVK; encoded by the coding sequence ATGACCGCCACCACGACCGTCGCACCGGTCAGCGTCGACCTGTCCCGGCCGACGATTCCGTTGCGCCGACTCGTCCGCGTCGAACTCCGCAAACTCGTCGACACGCGGGCCGGGTTCTGGCTGATCGCATCGATCGGCGTGATCTCGCTGGTCGTGATGATCGCGATGCTGATCGCCAACCGCAACAATCCCGACAACCTGAACTACGGCCAGTTCTTCGGCATGATGAACATCCCGACCGGCATCATCCTGCCGATCATGGCCATCCTGCTGGTCACCGGCGAGTGGAGTCAGCGCACCGCACTCACGACTTTCGGGATGGAGCCGCGCCGTGAACGCATAGTGCTGGCCAAACTCGCCACCGCATTGATCGCCGGTGTCGCCGCGGTCGGCGTGTCGCTGGTGCTCGGCGCGATCGGCAACCTGATCGCGGGCATCGCCTATTCCTCGCCTGCGGGCAGCTGGGATTTCACCGCGGCCGGCCTGGTGAACTCCGTCGTGTTGCAGATCTTCGGGCTCCTGCTCGGATTCGGTTTCGCCGCACTGATTCTCAACACCCCGGGCTCGATCGTCGCGTACTTCGCGCTGCCGACGGCGTTGTCGCTGGTGACCGAACTGGTGCCGTGGTTCAAGGAGAACCTCGGGCAGTGGGTGGACACCGCTTCGACGAATCTGCCGTTCCAGTCGGGCGAATGGGCCACCGGTGGTGAATGGGCCCGTCTCCTGGTCTCGGCCATCATCTGGATCGCGATCCCTCTGACGCTGGGGATCGTCCGGGTGATCCGGTCGGAAGTGAAGTAG
- a CDS encoding crotonase/enoyl-CoA hydratase family protein has protein sequence MSEQTWKAFEVTIADRVAEVRLTGPGKGNAMGPDFWSELPVLFGQLDADPDVRAVVLTGSGKHFSYGLDLVAMGGTLATVLADGAQAGPRTEFLDSLRRLQNAITAVADCRKPVIAAVSGWCIGGGVDLISAADIRYASADARFSVREVKVGMVADVGSLARLPLILSDGHLRELALTGRDIDAARAEKIGLVNDVADDQDAVLALARATAAEIAANPPLVVHGIKAVLDHTRSAAVHDSLRYVAAWNSAFLPSKDLTEAITAVFEKRTPDFTGD, from the coding sequence ATGAGTGAACAGACATGGAAAGCATTCGAGGTCACCATCGCCGACCGGGTCGCCGAGGTACGCCTGACCGGACCCGGCAAGGGCAATGCGATGGGTCCCGACTTCTGGAGCGAGCTTCCCGTGCTGTTCGGCCAACTCGACGCCGACCCCGACGTCCGCGCGGTGGTGCTGACCGGCTCCGGTAAACACTTCTCCTACGGCCTCGACCTCGTGGCGATGGGTGGCACGTTGGCCACAGTTCTCGCCGACGGCGCACAGGCCGGTCCGCGTACCGAGTTCCTGGACAGCCTGCGTCGTCTGCAGAATGCGATCACCGCTGTCGCGGACTGCCGTAAACCGGTGATCGCGGCCGTCTCCGGCTGGTGCATCGGCGGTGGGGTCGACCTCATCTCGGCCGCCGACATCCGCTATGCGAGTGCGGATGCCAGATTCAGTGTCCGCGAGGTGAAGGTGGGCATGGTGGCCGACGTGGGCAGCCTGGCCCGCCTGCCCCTCATCCTCAGCGACGGTCACCTGCGCGAATTGGCGCTCACCGGCAGGGACATCGACGCCGCACGCGCCGAGAAGATCGGACTGGTCAACGACGTCGCCGACGATCAGGACGCCGTCCTGGCACTCGCCCGCGCGACGGCCGCCGAGATCGCGGCCAACCCACCGCTGGTGGTACATGGCATCAAGGCCGTCCTCGACCACACCCGCAGTGCCGCGGTTCACGACAGTCTCCGCTACGTGGCGGCGTGGAACTCGGCGTTCCTGCCGAGCAAGGATCTGACCGAGGCGATCACGGCCGTCTTCGAAAAGCGCACACCGGATTTCACCGGCGACTAG
- a CDS encoding ABC transporter ATP-binding protein, translated as MITVENLTKRYGDYVAVDDVSFACRPGQVTGFLGPNGAGKSTTMRIIAGLTPPTSGRALVGGADYREIPNPATQVGVLLDASAQHAGRTGAEILRLAAMTMGVGRDRVDDMLEMVSLTPDEADRRVRNYSLGMRQRLGIATALIGDPRILILDEPANGLDPAGIHWMRTLLRNYADRGGTVLLSSHLLHEIEIIADDLVVIGHGRIVARGTKEELLAGAGTRVRSLDDAALQTALQAAGLVVTPSHDGGFTVDASGEEVGRAAAHVGVVLTELRPADGAQLEEMFLQLTSETQREQPTLEGALR; from the coding sequence ATGATCACCGTTGAGAATCTGACCAAACGCTACGGCGACTACGTGGCCGTCGACGACGTGTCCTTCGCCTGCCGGCCCGGGCAGGTCACCGGATTCCTCGGGCCCAACGGGGCCGGGAAGTCCACGACCATGCGCATCATCGCCGGCTTGACGCCCCCGACCTCCGGACGCGCCCTCGTCGGCGGTGCCGACTATCGCGAGATCCCCAACCCCGCAACGCAGGTCGGTGTGTTGCTCGACGCCTCGGCTCAGCATGCGGGACGCACCGGCGCCGAGATCCTCCGGTTGGCCGCGATGACGATGGGAGTCGGCCGCGACCGCGTCGACGACATGCTCGAGATGGTCAGCCTCACCCCGGACGAGGCCGACCGTCGCGTGCGCAACTACTCCCTCGGCATGCGCCAGCGACTCGGGATCGCGACGGCACTCATCGGCGACCCGCGCATCCTCATCCTCGACGAGCCGGCCAACGGCCTCGATCCCGCCGGCATCCACTGGATGCGGACCCTGCTGCGCAACTACGCCGATCGTGGTGGCACCGTTCTGCTCTCGTCGCACCTGCTGCACGAAATCGAGATCATCGCCGACGACCTCGTCGTCATCGGCCACGGACGCATCGTGGCCCGCGGCACCAAGGAAGAGTTGCTCGCCGGAGCCGGTACCCGCGTGCGGTCGCTCGACGATGCCGCCCTGCAGACCGCGCTCCAAGCCGCCGGACTGGTGGTGACCCCGTCGCACGACGGTGGATTCACCGTCGACGCCTCCGGTGAGGAGGTCGGCCGCGCCGCCGCGCACGTCGGGGTGGTGCTGACCGAACTCCGGCCCGCCGACGGCGCCCAGCTCGAGGAAATGTTCCTGCAGCTCACCTCGGAAACCCAACGTGAACAGCCCACCCTCGAAGGAGCGCTCCGATGA